The proteins below are encoded in one region of Myxococcales bacterium:
- a CDS encoding 4'-phosphopantetheinyl transferase superfamily protein, with product MTETAPIPSTALELWYSATPTHRSKSEQHFCAILSDDERERWKHISHRATQWQFLCARFMLRSVLSKHHDCKPDQWRFAFGKHGKPFIASPDNAKHLQFNIAHTDGAIALALGQHHYLGVDIENQSRSANILTLARRHFSSHEFDLLQNKTEAEQQKLFFELWTLKEAYMKARGLGFALSLKHICFELPLSDSIRLLANEHLQDNENAQWLFSSYHIMEHYSLALAAKIDGHGPENVTLSKSEFGII from the coding sequence ATGACCGAAACAGCTCCCATACCAAGCACAGCGCTTGAGCTATGGTACAGCGCCACCCCTACTCATCGTTCGAAAAGCGAACAGCATTTTTGCGCCATTCTCTCGGATGACGAGCGCGAACGCTGGAAACACATTTCTCATCGAGCCACACAGTGGCAGTTTTTATGTGCACGCTTCATGCTGCGTTCCGTACTCAGTAAGCACCATGATTGCAAACCCGATCAATGGCGCTTTGCTTTTGGCAAACACGGCAAGCCCTTTATTGCTTCCCCAGACAACGCTAAACATTTGCAGTTCAATATAGCGCACACGGATGGAGCAATCGCGCTCGCCTTGGGACAGCACCATTACCTTGGCGTTGATATCGAAAATCAGTCCCGCTCTGCTAATATCCTGACACTCGCCAGACGACATTTTAGTTCGCACGAATTTGATCTACTCCAAAACAAAACAGAAGCTGAACAGCAGAAACTATTTTTTGAGCTTTGGACACTCAAAGAAGCCTACATGAAAGCACGCGGACTTGGTTTTGCTCTTTCGCTCAAACACATTTGCTTTGAGTTGCCGCTAAGTGATTCCATTCGCCTTCTTGCAAACGAGCACTTGCAGGACAACGAAAATGCGCAATGGCTTTTCTCAAGCTATCACATCATGGAGCACTACAGCCTTGCTCTGGCCGCAAAAATCGATGGCCACGGGCCAGAAAACGTCACCCTTAGCAAATCTGAATTTGGCATTATTTGA
- a CDS encoding tRNA 2-methylthio-N6-isopentenyl adenosine(37) hydroxylase MiaE: MLGLLCDTDPSWVEAAQADLDALLSDHAHCEVKAAHTALSLVAKFAGEQPSLAAPLSALAQEEAEHFGLVHERLASRGSTLGPPSKDPYVNALLLASKELDPGTPLLLDKLLISALVEARSCERFRLLSEKLNDASLRSFYRELMASEARHYRLFRELSEQCFGLLASKRRFEHLAEYESKVASQLPLGPTVHG; encoded by the coding sequence ATGCTTGGACTTTTATGCGATACGGACCCCTCGTGGGTCGAGGCGGCTCAGGCCGATTTGGATGCTTTGCTGTCCGATCATGCCCACTGCGAGGTCAAGGCCGCGCACACCGCGCTGAGCCTTGTGGCCAAGTTCGCTGGCGAGCAGCCCTCCTTGGCTGCGCCTCTGTCCGCCCTCGCCCAAGAAGAGGCCGAACATTTTGGACTGGTGCATGAACGTCTGGCCTCTCGCGGCAGCACTCTGGGTCCTCCTAGCAAAGACCCCTACGTCAATGCCTTGCTGTTGGCGAGCAAAGAGCTTGATCCTGGCACTCCCCTTTTGCTTGATAAACTTCTCATTTCGGCCTTGGTTGAAGCGCGCTCTTGCGAACGTTTCCGTTTGCTGTCTGAGAAACTAAACGACGCTTCATTGCGAAGCTTCTACCGCGAGCTCATGGCTTCGGAGGCTCGACACTATCGTTTATTCCGCGAGCTCTCGGAGCAGTGCTTTGGGCTGCTCGCATCCAAACGCCGTTTTGAGCACCTTGCAGAATACGAATCGAAGGTAGCATCCCAGCTTCCTCTTGGCCCCACGGTACACGGATAG
- a CDS encoding extensin family protein, with amino-acid sequence MVSAELVTASPKATTHKPRTQKQRVQKKRALPYQSCRKIRNKAKAAACIRRKKRMLRKNLVRRGKTRTHRTSTTAAKQRNPIPQVYPELSFLQQKTAASDIPTGKAIASTDSDTCKTLLKKHDVEFTNLDPDEFQSIEQPLSLQSDIGGITVHTHGGHEDQSILDCRLALAILAWSPILRGAGVIGIEHFSIYRPGATVAGTSKQSGHATGLAIDLSYLRFEEDTSLNVLDHWETYKRNTPPCASYPEQSEANRLFRDLVCEAFHRGLFQVVLTPHFNKAHRNHVHLELVPEVDWTYLR; translated from the coding sequence ATGGTGTCAGCAGAACTAGTCACCGCATCGCCTAAAGCAACCACGCACAAGCCAAGAACACAAAAACAACGTGTTCAAAAAAAACGTGCTTTGCCCTACCAATCGTGTCGAAAAATTCGCAACAAAGCTAAGGCTGCTGCGTGCATCAGACGAAAAAAGCGAATGCTTCGAAAAAACCTAGTGCGACGAGGGAAAACACGCACTCATCGAACTTCGACTACTGCTGCAAAGCAACGCAATCCCATTCCGCAGGTCTATCCTGAGCTTAGTTTTCTACAACAAAAAACAGCAGCCTCGGATATCCCTACAGGTAAAGCTATTGCCAGCACCGACAGTGACACGTGCAAGACACTTCTAAAAAAGCACGACGTTGAATTTACCAATCTCGATCCGGATGAGTTTCAGAGCATCGAGCAGCCCTTGTCGCTTCAAAGCGATATCGGAGGAATCACTGTTCACACACATGGAGGACACGAGGATCAAAGCATTCTGGATTGCCGCCTAGCATTGGCTATTCTGGCATGGAGTCCCATCTTACGCGGCGCAGGGGTTATCGGCATCGAACACTTTTCGATATATCGTCCTGGCGCAACTGTGGCAGGCACCTCCAAGCAAAGCGGCCATGCCACAGGTCTTGCTATCGACCTATCCTATCTACGTTTTGAAGAAGACACTTCGCTCAACGTGCTCGATCATTGGGAAACATACAAACGAAACACACCGCCTTGTGCATCCTACCCAGAGCAAAGCGAAGCTAATCGTCTATTTCGAGATCTCGTCTGCGAAGCTTTCCATCGAGGACTGTTCCAAGTGGTGTTAACCCCCCACTTCAACAAAGCCCATCGAAACCATGTCCATCTCGAGCTTGTCCCCGAGGTCGACTGGACCTATTTGCGGTAG
- a CDS encoding diacylglycerol kinase family lipid kinase gives MQKHAPVLLLVNPTSGGGQARAKLPAIEATFNECKVNYRLRFTETDLHAAAIVRQALSSRPKVGIAVVGGDGTLNEAVNGFFADDGSLLGRESWLGLLPSGSGSDFARSMHLPKQGGEAVRYMLASATRSLDVGHVKYTTEHGQMAERYFLNIASFGLSGATDRIVNRSSKLLGRFAHLNGALRALHQYKPQDIELIPDGRGSIKRKSWCTVIANGQFFGGGMHIAKNANLQDGYFELIDIGTMSFLKKLSFGTSLYGNTSKLPNEVIAHRIQHLKALPSDPSSQIPIDLDGESPGFLPAEFKVLPQALRFRG, from the coding sequence ATGCAAAAGCATGCTCCGGTTCTTCTTTTGGTGAACCCTACCTCAGGAGGAGGTCAGGCACGCGCCAAACTGCCCGCTATCGAGGCGACATTTAACGAATGCAAGGTAAACTACCGCCTGCGCTTCACGGAAACCGACCTGCATGCCGCTGCCATCGTACGTCAAGCCCTATCCTCTCGCCCTAAGGTTGGTATCGCCGTGGTCGGTGGAGATGGAACGCTCAATGAAGCGGTCAATGGTTTTTTCGCAGACGATGGAAGTTTGCTTGGTCGAGAAAGCTGGTTAGGGCTACTCCCCTCGGGTTCCGGCAGCGACTTCGCGCGCAGCATGCACTTACCGAAACAAGGCGGCGAGGCCGTGCGCTACATGCTCGCATCCGCGACACGCTCCTTGGACGTTGGTCATGTCAAGTACACGACAGAGCATGGGCAGATGGCAGAACGCTATTTTCTTAACATCGCGAGCTTTGGTTTGAGCGGTGCTACGGATCGCATTGTCAATCGGTCCTCGAAACTTCTTGGCCGCTTTGCCCATCTCAATGGAGCGTTGCGCGCTCTCCATCAGTACAAGCCCCAGGATATTGAACTTATCCCCGATGGGCGAGGAAGCATTAAACGTAAAAGTTGGTGCACGGTTATTGCCAACGGCCAGTTTTTCGGTGGCGGCATGCACATTGCAAAAAACGCTAACCTTCAAGATGGCTATTTCGAGCTAATCGATATCGGCACCATGAGCTTCTTGAAAAAACTGAGTTTTGGAACGTCCTTGTATGGCAACACAAGCAAACTACCTAATGAAGTCATTGCACATCGCATTCAGCATTTGAAAGCTCTACCGAGCGATCCGTCATCCCAGATACCCATTGACCTCGATGGCGAGTCTCCAGGCTTCTTACCTGCAGAATTTAAGGTCCTTCCGCAAGCCTTACGCTTCCGTGGCTAA
- a CDS encoding ABC transporter permease — MNTFREAVRDRVLYGVLAFATAVLLFSLALAELSLNQEQRIVRNIGMASISLFTVLVGVFLGSSLLYKEIERKTLYVILPKPIHRAEFLVGKFFGIGLTGAVFVMTMGFVQFWVMALQAGLGFWIMSLVPGALALALALGLWRVRDRTAVLIPWSFLAIVAGLFLLWKANIAVFPMAAMLSLSIAELVVLSSVALLFSSFSTPFLTGVLTFGVWVAGRSAHEMATMKSKVLAPAIRSVMHVLAEVVPNFSLYVPGYRALSLQLHDQGGAVQYLGMTLGYTVFYSAILLLFAALLFRKRDFL; from the coding sequence TTGAATACTTTTCGTGAAGCAGTGCGCGACCGAGTGCTCTATGGAGTTCTGGCCTTTGCAACGGCGGTGCTTCTTTTTAGTCTTGCGCTTGCTGAGCTATCGTTGAACCAAGAGCAGCGGATTGTCCGAAACATTGGTATGGCATCCATATCCTTGTTTACGGTTCTGGTGGGTGTGTTTTTGGGATCGTCTCTTTTGTACAAAGAGATTGAGCGAAAAACACTCTACGTTATTCTTCCCAAACCCATTCACCGTGCGGAGTTTCTAGTCGGAAAATTTTTTGGCATCGGTCTAACGGGCGCTGTGTTTGTGATGACCATGGGTTTTGTTCAGTTTTGGGTGATGGCTTTGCAAGCCGGTTTAGGTTTTTGGATCATGAGCCTTGTTCCTGGGGCGCTGGCTCTCGCGTTGGCTTTGGGGCTATGGCGAGTGCGTGATCGTACAGCCGTACTCATCCCTTGGTCTTTTTTGGCCATTGTGGCGGGCCTTTTTCTTCTGTGGAAAGCGAATATCGCCGTGTTTCCGATGGCAGCGATGCTTTCATTGAGCATTGCTGAGCTTGTGGTGCTGAGTTCGGTGGCATTGCTGTTTTCTTCGTTTTCGACTCCTTTTCTAACCGGGGTGCTTACCTTTGGCGTTTGGGTTGCTGGGCGCTCGGCGCATGAAATGGCCACCATGAAATCAAAAGTGCTTGCCCCAGCCATCCGCTCGGTTATGCACGTTTTAGCAGAAGTGGTTCCAAACTTTAGTTTGTATGTTCCGGGCTACCGCGCTCTTAGCCTGCAGCTGCACGATCAGGGAGGCGCCGTTCAGTATCTTGGCATGACACTCGGGTACACCGTTTTTTATTCGGCTATTTTGCTGCTTTTTGCCGCGCTGCTGTTTCGAAAAAGAGACTTCTTGTGA
- a CDS encoding NADH-quinone oxidoreductase subunit N gives MSAWIPLTPLLCVALGGLLVMVADVVFKKAPDYAFIASGALFLAVALSCTLWSHHQDYTLPAFFGNYLAVDRLALFFDVVICGGAALCTLLAGAYLREHDLERGEFYVLILFSTFGAMVLARATDLLSVFIGLETMSLGVYSLVAYRRSSIRSAEGGIKYFLLGSFAAAIFLFGSALLYGATGSTELVAIGRQISQGSADTRLVMFAMVFLIVGVAFKVSAVPFHMWTPDAYEGAVTPVSSYMSVVVKAAAFALMARIVLVVFGDPLSSNFVTGWPSVIAVLAALSLIVGNLSAIVQRSVKRMLAYSSIGHAGFILMGIAASTEMGDAALSSVFYYLMAYTVSNVLAFGSLILMGSRGKEAVSYEDLAGVGLRHPLAALPLTVAMLSLMGMPPTAGFFAKYYVLSAAVSMGGVMTWLAVLGVLSSAVAAYYYLRVLVFAYMKSPEPGAPIAVPMRSGYVVVGLLVAAFFVIKMGITPQNYLDWAIEAAGRLV, from the coding sequence ATGAGCGCTTGGATTCCTCTTACCCCATTGCTTTGCGTCGCATTGGGAGGCTTGCTTGTGATGGTGGCCGATGTTGTGTTCAAGAAAGCCCCTGACTATGCATTCATTGCTTCAGGCGCCTTGTTTTTGGCTGTGGCGCTATCCTGCACTCTTTGGAGCCATCATCAGGACTACACCTTGCCGGCTTTCTTTGGGAATTACCTTGCGGTCGATCGCCTTGCTTTGTTTTTCGATGTGGTGATTTGTGGCGGAGCTGCGCTGTGCACTTTGTTGGCCGGCGCTTACCTGCGTGAGCATGATCTCGAGCGCGGTGAGTTTTACGTGCTGATTTTGTTCAGCACCTTTGGTGCGATGGTGCTTGCACGGGCCACTGATTTGCTCAGTGTGTTTATTGGCCTTGAGACCATGTCGCTTGGTGTTTACTCCCTTGTGGCTTATCGGCGCTCCTCGATACGTTCGGCCGAAGGCGGGATTAAATATTTTCTTTTAGGGTCCTTTGCAGCAGCGATTTTCCTTTTCGGATCGGCCTTGCTTTACGGCGCCACCGGCTCAACCGAGCTTGTCGCGATCGGCCGTCAGATAAGCCAGGGCAGTGCGGATACCCGTTTGGTGATGTTTGCTATGGTTTTCCTCATCGTGGGCGTCGCTTTCAAAGTAAGCGCGGTGCCTTTTCACATGTGGACTCCCGATGCTTATGAAGGGGCGGTGACGCCCGTCAGCAGTTACATGTCCGTGGTGGTCAAGGCGGCAGCCTTTGCGCTTATGGCGCGTATTGTGCTTGTGGTTTTTGGTGATCCGCTGAGCTCCAACTTTGTGACAGGTTGGCCTAGTGTGATTGCTGTGCTGGCGGCACTTAGTCTCATTGTGGGCAATCTCTCTGCTATCGTGCAGCGCAGCGTCAAACGCATGCTTGCGTACTCATCGATTGGCCATGCCGGCTTCATTTTGATGGGCATTGCTGCTTCAACGGAGATGGGCGATGCAGCGCTATCAAGCGTGTTTTACTATTTGATGGCTTACACGGTATCGAACGTGCTTGCCTTTGGTTCGCTGATTCTCATGGGCTCGCGCGGCAAAGAAGCTGTAAGCTACGAAGATTTAGCAGGCGTGGGTCTAAGACATCCTTTGGCGGCTTTGCCCTTAACGGTAGCCATGCTCTCGCTTATGGGCATGCCTCCGACAGCGGGATTTTTTGCGAAGTATTACGTGCTAAGTGCAGCGGTGAGCATGGGCGGCGTGATGACCTGGCTTGCTGTGCTTGGGGTGCTTAGCAGTGCAGTGGCTGCTTACTATTATTTGCGGGTGCTTGTCTTTGCCTACATGAAGAGCCCTGAGCCGGGTGCTCCCATCGCGGTGCCGATGCGTTCTGGATACGTTGTCGTTGGCCTGCTCGTGGCTGCATTTTTTGTTATCAAAATGGGAATCACGCCCCAGAACTATCTTGACTGGGCGATTGAAGCGGCCGGTCGTCTTGTCTAA
- the murA gene encoding UDP-N-acetylglucosamine 1-carboxyvinyltransferase, whose protein sequence is MDSIVIQGRRRLCGEIKISGAKNAALPVLCASILAEGRHEITNIPQLRDIQTTLSLLEHLGLKTNRQGSTVSIENTGVHEYEAPYDLVKKMRASVLVLGPLVARYGRARVSMPGGCAIGARPIDQHVDGLKALGASVLLQHGYVDVTVPPHGLRGADIALKTPSVTGTENLLCAATLARGETILRQAAREPEIVDLACALRSMGAVIEGDGTDTIRIVGQSELGGMNHSVMPDRIEAGTYMAAVAATGGEGRIVGARARDLGATCDAFRQMGIKVEENEDVLWVSAELPFTPINLTTAPFPGFPTDMQAQLMVLMCMADGQSKITETIFENRFMHVGELRRMAANISLHGREATISGPTNFQGAEVMATDLRASACLVIAALVAEGSTQIRRVYHLDRGYEGLEHKLAAVGASVRRIKGGL, encoded by the coding sequence ATGGACAGCATTGTCATCCAAGGCAGACGACGTCTGTGCGGGGAAATAAAAATAAGTGGAGCGAAAAATGCAGCGCTCCCAGTCTTGTGTGCTTCGATATTGGCAGAGGGGCGACACGAGATTACAAATATTCCACAGCTACGTGACATACAGACAACACTTAGTTTGCTTGAGCATTTAGGCCTGAAAACCAATCGGCAAGGCTCCACTGTGAGCATTGAGAACACGGGCGTGCATGAATACGAAGCCCCCTATGATCTTGTGAAAAAAATGCGTGCCTCGGTGTTGGTGCTTGGCCCCTTGGTAGCTCGTTACGGTCGAGCACGCGTTTCGATGCCCGGAGGCTGCGCCATAGGAGCAAGGCCCATCGATCAGCATGTCGACGGACTAAAAGCTCTCGGGGCGAGTGTATTGCTGCAGCACGGTTATGTCGATGTCACCGTACCGCCGCATGGTTTACGCGGAGCGGATATAGCACTGAAAACTCCTAGCGTGACAGGCACTGAAAACCTTTTGTGTGCCGCGACACTTGCGCGAGGCGAAACCATCCTTCGTCAAGCTGCCAGAGAGCCCGAGATTGTCGATCTTGCCTGTGCCCTTCGCAGTATGGGAGCGGTAATCGAAGGGGATGGTACCGACACCATTCGTATTGTTGGGCAGAGCGAGCTTGGTGGGATGAATCATAGCGTGATGCCAGATCGCATCGAAGCCGGCACCTATATGGCAGCGGTTGCTGCGACGGGGGGCGAAGGGCGTATTGTTGGAGCTCGCGCACGAGACCTTGGAGCGACTTGTGATGCATTTCGCCAAATGGGTATAAAAGTGGAAGAGAACGAAGATGTGTTATGGGTCTCTGCAGAGCTGCCTTTCACGCCCATCAACCTTACAACCGCGCCTTTTCCTGGCTTCCCTACCGATATGCAAGCCCAGTTAATGGTCTTGATGTGTATGGCTGATGGGCAATCAAAGATTACTGAGACGATATTTGAAAATCGTTTTATGCACGTCGGTGAACTTAGGCGCATGGCTGCCAACATTTCTTTGCATGGCCGAGAGGCCACCATTTCTGGTCCAACAAATTTTCAAGGTGCCGAGGTGATGGCTACCGATTTGCGCGCAAGCGCTTGTTTGGTTATTGCCGCTTTGGTGGCTGAGGGCAGCACTCAAATCCGGCGTGTCTACCATCTTGATCGCGGCTACGAAGGTTTAGAGCATAAGCTCGCAGCGGTCGGAGCCAGCGTTCGACGCATCAAAGGTGGCCTGTAG
- the lepB gene encoding signal peptidase I — MSHTKPKTEHWLSENIKTLGSALALAMLIRIVLFEAFEIEGPSMEPSLLNGDRVVVAKYKYGLFLPFTDHALFNWSGPKAGDVVILKSPMENIDIVKRVIGVAGDTIEVDQDAIIRNGKKISHRSKGECLDDACSTYGGSSDLFECTLWEEQLGEHRYAVSYATDAVDNMVSTRKTAIPEGHVFVMGDHRDHSNDSRYFGLVPVNRVKGKALSIYWSSQNADDYLNMGKQPPSWWERIRGCRVGSRIR, encoded by the coding sequence ATGTCCCATACAAAACCCAAGACCGAACACTGGCTCAGCGAAAATATCAAAACCCTCGGCAGCGCCCTTGCCTTAGCCATGCTCATTCGCATCGTCCTGTTTGAAGCCTTTGAAATCGAAGGGCCCTCCATGGAGCCAAGCCTCTTGAACGGCGATCGAGTGGTCGTGGCCAAGTACAAGTACGGCCTGTTTCTTCCCTTTACCGACCATGCTTTGTTCAACTGGAGCGGGCCCAAAGCCGGTGATGTCGTCATCCTCAAAAGCCCCATGGAAAACATCGACATCGTCAAGCGCGTCATCGGTGTGGCCGGAGACACGATCGAAGTTGATCAAGATGCGATCATTCGCAACGGAAAAAAAATCTCCCACAGGAGCAAGGGCGAGTGTCTTGACGATGCATGCTCAACCTACGGTGGGTCCTCCGATTTATTTGAATGTACTTTATGGGAAGAGCAACTTGGTGAGCATCGCTATGCGGTAAGCTATGCCACGGATGCGGTGGATAATATGGTCAGCACCCGCAAAACTGCTATTCCTGAAGGCCATGTATTCGTGATGGGCGATCATCGCGATCACTCCAACGACAGCCGTTATTTTGGCCTCGTTCCGGTCAATCGAGTCAAAGGCAAAGCTCTTAGCATCTATTGGTCTTCGCAAAATGCCGACGACTATCTGAACATGGGAAAACAGCCCCCTTCGTGGTGGGAACGTATCCGGGGCTGCCGTGTAGGCAGTCGGATCCGCTGA
- a CDS encoding helix-hairpin-helix domain-containing protein → MFHRKTISGIFLSIALASPVVAPSKSFAEKKEEVQAPQSPQPTDSLEINLNTATLKELMLLPGIGPAKAEAIIKLRDKRKSFKKIHEILRVKGIGRKTLKRLQPMLKLSGENHVPKANKEKRKTAQEKS, encoded by the coding sequence ATGTTCCACCGTAAGACCATCTCAGGTATATTTCTATCAATCGCACTGGCAAGTCCGGTTGTAGCGCCAAGCAAATCGTTTGCTGAGAAAAAAGAAGAGGTGCAGGCGCCTCAATCGCCACAGCCGACCGATTCGCTAGAAATCAATCTCAACACAGCAACCCTAAAAGAGCTCATGCTACTTCCAGGGATCGGCCCAGCGAAAGCAGAAGCCATTATTAAGCTCCGTGACAAACGAAAAAGCTTCAAGAAAATCCATGAAATCTTGCGTGTAAAAGGCATTGGCCGCAAAACGCTAAAACGACTGCAACCCATGTTGAAGCTTAGCGGGGAAAACCACGTGCCGAAGGCAAACAAAGAAAAACGCAAAACTGCTCAAGAAAAAAGTTAG